In Sphaerospermopsis torques-reginae ITEP-024, the genomic window TTTGATTCCAATTCTTCAATTTCCGAGATATCTAATATATTAATAGGTGGATGGTTTGGAAATTCAACAACAAGACGCAACTCACCACCCATCTCAGTAATATACTTTCGCAAAATTGCAAGCATTAAATCAGTACGATTTTCCATTTGAGAAACAGTTACTTCTGACATTTGTTCCTGAGTGAGTTTAAGTGCTAATCTCAATTGTTGTCGTGCCATTTCTTCAGCAATTAGCAACTTAGATTCTTCTTCAATTTTTTGTCGTCTTTCTGGTGATAACTGTTCTAATTTTTCCTTTAAAGTTTTCCCCATTGTTTTATCCTTTCTTTTCTTCTGATTGTTTTTTTAGTTGAGCTAAATGTGCATCAAATCTAGCATCAGCAGTTTTGATCAGTTGCTTATAAAAACGACTTTCACTTCCACCTGATTTATCACCTGCAACTAATAATATAGCATTCCGTCTGGGGTCGAATGCAAAGGCCACACGCCAAACACCATCTGCTGCTTTAAACCTTAATTCTTTCATATTGCTATGGCGCGAACCATTGAGAGTATCAACATGAGGCCGCCCTAATTCAAAACCAAAAGTTTCTAGTAAACTAACACGGGCAAATAACTTATTTT contains:
- a CDS encoding transcriptional regulator, whose product is MGKTLKEKLEQLSPERRQKIEEESKLLIAEEMARQQLRLALKLTQEQMSEVTVSQMENRTDLMLAILRKYITEMGGELRLVVEFPNHPPINILDISEIEELESKAS
- a CDS encoding type II toxin-antitoxin system RelE/ParE family toxin; the protein is MSCTVEFHEDFEPEFDALPEDVQNKLFARVSLLETFGFELGRPHVDTLNGSRHSNMKELRFKAADGVWRVAFAFDPRRNAILLVAGDKSGGSESRFYKQLIKTADARFDAHLAQLKKQSEEKKG